In the genome of Desulfuromonas sp. DDH964, one region contains:
- a CDS encoding helix-turn-helix transcriptional regulator, which yields MANKILPPTVCLDSSAVRRIREEKKLTQLYVAKVVGVTTDTISRWENNRYPSIKRENALNLAVALEVEVDELLQPAIEEMAAVAEAAEETTPALIRYLPLLGVVVVLAALFGYYQRQESPGLVLIAKRVLPEFAAPGGIVPVRVRLEAGPETKGFILREHFPPGWQLIEANPPPSSLNNEEGTARWIVKPDETRPLIAYLVRAATDAPLGSTGSFSGEIVANPNGNNAPTALLGENNIKVGPYLWADLNGDGRVDDSEMLTASDTFDEMKGVHLDWNQLEDIWDAEGYRWDPGKRVFIPEHPGK from the coding sequence ATGGCAAATAAAATCCTGCCGCCAACGGTCTGCCTTGACAGCAGCGCCGTGCGCCGCATTCGGGAAGAGAAAAAATTGACCCAGCTCTACGTGGCCAAGGTCGTTGGTGTCACCACCGATACGATTTCACGCTGGGAGAATAATCGCTACCCGTCCATCAAGCGGGAGAATGCCCTGAACCTGGCCGTTGCCCTCGAAGTCGAGGTCGATGAGCTGTTGCAGCCGGCCATCGAAGAGATGGCCGCGGTTGCGGAGGCCGCAGAAGAGACCACCCCCGCATTGATCAGGTACCTGCCGCTGCTCGGCGTGGTCGTGGTTTTGGCGGCACTATTCGGCTATTACCAGCGGCAGGAGAGTCCGGGCCTGGTCCTGATTGCGAAGCGGGTTCTGCCCGAGTTTGCCGCGCCCGGGGGGATTGTCCCGGTGCGGGTCCGGCTCGAAGCCGGACCGGAGACCAAGGGGTTTATCCTGCGCGAACACTTCCCGCCGGGGTGGCAATTGATCGAGGCGAACCCGCCCCCTTCGAGTCTCAATAATGAAGAAGGGACCGCACGCTGGATTGTCAAGCCGGATGAAACCCGTCCCCTGATTGCCTATCTGGTGCGCGCTGCCACCGATGCTCCCTTGGGATCAACGGGGTCCTTCAGCGGTGAAATCGTGGCCAACCCGAACGGGAACAATGCGCCGACGGCCCTTCTGGGGGAAAATAATATCAAGGTTGGCCCCTATCTCTGGGCCGATCTCAACGGGGATGGCCGGGTCGATGACAGTGAAATGCTCACCGCCTCCGACACCTTTGACGAGATGAAAGGGGTCCATCTCGACTGGAACCAGCTGGAAGATATCTGGGATGCCGAAGGTTACCGCTGGGACCCGGGCAAGAGAGTCTTTATCCCCGAACACCCGGGCAAATGA
- a CDS encoding cbb3-type cytochrome c oxidase subunit 3, producing MRWASLLYLGITFGLFLVFAVIVVRTYSRKRKETLEEPKNRMLDDD from the coding sequence ATGAGATGGGCCTCGCTCCTTTATCTGGGGATCACCTTCGGCCTCTTCCTGGTCTTTGCGGTTATTGTGGTGCGCACCTACAGCCGCAAGCGCAAGGAGACCTTGGAGGAACCGAAAAACCGTATGCTTGATGACGACTGA
- a CDS encoding c-type cytochrome, with the protein MAMLDDHEHKHAVHNFDGIIENRVTAPPAYFSVLFYGLILWGVIFSAYYLLSGWSSEAEFEQKMATHQQQVDQQGGKTPSGSAAAVAAKPAEQSQADQVAAGKELFAQHCAACHGAAATGGIGPDLTAKTLKFGRTTADIETSISGGRPGGMPAFGNQLSKDQIASLTAFIESL; encoded by the coding sequence ATGGCCATGCTCGACGACCACGAACACAAACACGCTGTGCACAATTTTGACGGGATCATTGAAAATCGCGTCACCGCGCCGCCCGCCTACTTCTCCGTCCTCTTCTACGGGCTGATTCTCTGGGGTGTCATCTTCTCCGCCTACTACCTGCTCTCCGGCTGGAGTTCTGAGGCCGAGTTCGAGCAGAAGATGGCGACCCACCAACAGCAGGTGGATCAGCAGGGCGGCAAGACTCCTTCAGGATCAGCAGCAGCGGTTGCGGCTAAGCCCGCCGAGCAGAGCCAGGCAGACCAGGTCGCGGCCGGCAAGGAGCTTTTTGCGCAACATTGTGCGGCTTGCCATGGCGCCGCTGCGACCGGCGGTATCGGACCCGACCTGACGGCCAAAACCCTCAAGTTCGGCCGTACCACTGCTGACATCGAGACCTCGATCAGCGGCGGCCGGCCGGGCGGCATGCCGGCCTTCGGCAACCAGCTCTCCAAGGACCAGATCGCCAGCCTGACCGCCTTTATCGAATCGCTTTAA
- a CDS encoding sulfite exporter TauE/SafE family protein, whose protein sequence is MIDPLYSMALMTGLLGTGHCLGMCGGLVAALGLAGEGRPRGPLFHLAYNLGRITTYTLIGLTVGWLGSAIAYTDAFSLWSRIILVASDLFIITLGLGTAGLLARINLNRLECAPLLPALTRGATRLGASKTSLVGLPLGLLMGFLPCGFLYALAITAAQSADPWKGALMLGAFGAGTLPGLLFFGSGAHWLGQRMRQGMMRAAGMMVALMGIYNLFRHGQLLGWW, encoded by the coding sequence GTGATCGACCCGCTCTACAGCATGGCCCTGATGACCGGGCTGCTCGGCACCGGCCATTGTCTCGGCATGTGCGGCGGGCTGGTTGCCGCCCTCGGCCTGGCCGGCGAAGGCAGACCGCGCGGCCCTCTGTTTCATCTTGCCTACAACCTCGGCCGCATCACGACCTATACCCTGATCGGCCTGACCGTCGGCTGGCTCGGCTCGGCGATTGCCTACACCGACGCCTTCAGCCTCTGGAGCCGGATCATCCTAGTCGCTTCGGACCTCTTTATCATCACCCTCGGTCTCGGCACTGCCGGGCTCCTGGCCCGCATCAACCTCAATCGCCTCGAGTGCGCCCCCCTCCTCCCGGCGCTGACCCGTGGCGCGACACGCCTGGGCGCTTCGAAGACATCCCTGGTCGGGCTCCCCCTTGGCCTTTTGATGGGGTTCCTCCCCTGCGGTTTCCTTTATGCCCTGGCGATCACGGCGGCGCAGAGTGCCGACCCCTGGAAGGGAGCGCTGATGCTTGGTGCCTTCGGCGCGGGAACGCTGCCGGGCCTGCTATTTTTCGGTAGCGGCGCCCATTGGCTCGGGCAGAGGATGCGGCAGGGAATGATGCGTGCGGCAGGAATGATGGTGGCACTGATGGGTATTTACAATCTGTTCCGGCATGGCCAGCTCCTCGGCTGGTGGTGA
- a CDS encoding 4Fe-4S dicluster domain-containing protein, with the protein MTKSTPHRLGPWRRTFQWCTSLVLVVIPFIRSGDQSLLRLDIPTLSLQLFGSTLHLEELYLFLLLALSLIFLFLLVTLAFGRAWCGWACPQTTLSDLSEGLARRLGLELEQGGFSGAPWRRGLLHLLLILLALLVGANLVWYFISPYSFFPRLFTLSLPLGAVISLLGTALIVYLDLVWLRRLFCQEFCPYGRFQTVLVDSGTLTLRYHPDHADRCIQCGACVRACPMKIDIRRGYQVECINCGRCLDACREVMARRGQSGIIRYTFGVDGNGFAALLNLRMLLVGAAFILLSAVLVVATLNRPLATLKLARAGNIAPRALEDGRVATMFTTVIANRGAAPLSLTLSAHDDKGHTLELRGPTEQLQVQPNERRQLSILLLAPAAPQRQAVDFRLSNSQGEPLASSRAYLDPLPGSH; encoded by the coding sequence ATGACCAAGTCCACCCCCCATCGCCTCGGCCCCTGGCGCCGAACTTTCCAGTGGTGCACTTCGTTGGTCCTGGTGGTGATTCCGTTTATCCGCAGCGGGGATCAAAGCCTGCTGCGGCTCGATATTCCGACCCTCTCGCTTCAGCTCTTCGGCAGCACCCTCCATCTCGAAGAGCTCTATCTCTTCCTGCTGCTGGCCCTCTCCCTGATCTTCCTCTTCCTGCTGGTGACCCTGGCGTTCGGACGGGCCTGGTGCGGCTGGGCCTGTCCGCAGACGACCCTGAGCGATCTCAGCGAGGGGCTCGCCCGCCGCCTCGGCCTGGAGCTGGAGCAGGGCGGCTTTTCCGGCGCTCCCTGGCGCCGCGGGCTGCTGCACCTGCTCCTCATCCTGCTGGCCTTGCTGGTCGGCGCCAACCTGGTCTGGTATTTCATCTCCCCCTACAGCTTCTTTCCCCGGCTGTTTACCCTATCGCTCCCCCTTGGCGCAGTGATTTCCCTTTTGGGCACGGCCCTGATCGTCTACCTCGACCTGGTCTGGCTGCGACGGCTCTTTTGTCAGGAGTTTTGCCCTTACGGCCGTTTCCAGACCGTCCTGGTCGATTCCGGTACCCTGACCCTGCGTTATCACCCCGACCACGCCGACCGCTGTATCCAGTGTGGCGCCTGTGTCCGGGCCTGCCCGATGAAGATCGACATTCGCCGCGGCTATCAGGTAGAATGCATCAACTGCGGTCGCTGTCTCGATGCCTGCCGGGAGGTCATGGCCCGTCGCGGCCAGAGTGGAATCATCCGTTATACCTTCGGAGTCGATGGCAATGGCTTCGCTGCCCTCCTCAATCTGCGCATGCTGCTGGTCGGCGCTGCCTTCATCCTCCTCTCCGCGGTGCTGGTCGTCGCGACCCTCAACCGGCCGCTGGCGACTCTCAAACTGGCGCGCGCGGGAAATATCGCACCCCGCGCGCTGGAGGATGGAAGGGTGGCCACCATGTTCACCACCGTCATCGCCAACCGCGGTGCCGCTCCCTTGTCGCTGACCCTCTCTGCCCATGACGACAAGGGGCACACCCTGGAGTTGCGGGGTCCGACTGAGCAACTGCAGGTGCAGCCGAATGAACGGCGCCAACTCAGCATTCTGCTTCTCGCCCCCGCCGCCCCGCAGCGGCAGGCAGTCGATTTCAGGCTGAGCAACAGCCAGGGAGAACCCCTTGCCAGCAGTCGGGCCTACCTCGATCCGTTACCCGGGAGTCATTAA
- a CDS encoding heavy metal translocating P-type ATPase, translating into MMTPSDQCAHCGLPIPPGERISETLPDRRLDFCCQGCHGAFRIINGAGLDRFYRERHWEESGLPTGAYRGRFDPATLANEVRMTPDGAELTFLVEGVRCATCVWLNEKILSRLSGVLDARLNYASHRARVRFDPARTTPVAIFETVSSLGYLPRLDSHDSQTQLRLQERRRLLIRFTTAAFLSLQLMGFSIALYAGYFQGMAPGIRSLVQWLAAIVTTPVIFFSGSSFLTGAWRSLRNRTPDMELLIALGVLAAYGYSMVALLRGGEVYFDTAAMIVTLVLLGRLLENGARQRAAEGIERLQALAPDTACRIADNIEELVDSALLRPGDLILVRPGERVPVDAAVVSGSTEVDEAVVSGEPLPVLRGPGDPLLSGSLNLSTAVTLRVTRAASESFLARIAALVEEALARKAPVQRLADSIAGIFVPIVILLAIGTAAFWFARGAGSATALLHAVAVLVVACPCALGLATPTAVMVATGAAARRGIFFRGGDVLEKVGRLQLVAFDKTGTLTIGQPTVSSLNPASGVSEEELLRCAAVVEGGSGHPLARGIRSETARRGWPVTRIGSGARTLPGAGVSLDLAGERLLVGTREFLSGQGIPVSAPGAGTPLTEVHVSQGNRYLGMIRLEDPLRTEAAAALAALHGQGVTTAILSGDRPAAVAKVADRLGISHACDSLTPAGKGTWIEDRRRSGQRVMMVGDGINDAPALAAADVGCALAGGTDIAIETSDLVLTRPDLRRLVEAITLGRRTLRVIHQNLFWAFIYNLAALALAASGRLAPIHAAAAMALSSLCVIGNSLRLARSSIAEERGC; encoded by the coding sequence ATGATGACTCCTTCTGACCAGTGCGCCCATTGCGGCCTGCCGATTCCGCCCGGGGAGCGCATCAGCGAAACCCTGCCCGATCGCCGGCTCGATTTCTGCTGCCAGGGGTGTCACGGCGCCTTCCGGATTATCAACGGCGCCGGCCTCGATCGTTTCTACCGTGAACGGCATTGGGAGGAGAGCGGTCTGCCGACCGGGGCCTATCGCGGCCGCTTCGATCCGGCCACCCTGGCCAACGAGGTTCGCATGACCCCGGACGGCGCCGAACTAACCTTTCTGGTCGAGGGGGTACGCTGCGCCACCTGTGTCTGGCTCAACGAGAAGATTCTCTCCCGCCTTTCCGGAGTGCTCGATGCCCGGCTCAACTATGCAAGCCATCGGGCGCGGGTCCGTTTTGACCCGGCCAGGACCACTCCCGTAGCGATTTTCGAAACCGTCAGCAGCCTCGGCTACCTCCCCCGCCTCGACAGCCATGACAGCCAAACGCAGCTTCGTCTGCAGGAACGCCGCCGACTGCTGATCCGTTTTACCACCGCGGCCTTTCTCTCTCTGCAACTGATGGGATTTTCGATCGCGCTATATGCCGGTTATTTCCAGGGCATGGCCCCCGGCATCCGAAGTCTGGTGCAGTGGCTTGCCGCCATCGTCACCACCCCGGTCATCTTCTTTTCCGGGTCATCCTTTCTTACCGGAGCCTGGCGCAGCCTGCGCAACCGCACCCCGGACATGGAGCTGCTCATCGCCCTCGGCGTTCTGGCGGCTTATGGCTACAGCATGGTGGCACTGCTGCGGGGAGGCGAAGTCTATTTCGATACGGCGGCGATGATCGTGACCCTGGTCCTGCTCGGCCGCTTGCTCGAAAATGGTGCACGCCAGCGGGCGGCGGAAGGAATCGAACGCCTGCAGGCCCTCGCCCCGGATACTGCCTGCCGCATTGCCGACAATATTGAAGAGCTGGTCGACAGTGCGCTGCTTCGCCCCGGCGACCTGATTCTGGTGCGCCCCGGCGAACGGGTCCCGGTCGATGCCGCAGTGGTCTCCGGCAGTACCGAAGTCGACGAGGCCGTGGTCAGCGGCGAACCCTTGCCGGTCCTGCGCGGGCCCGGCGACCCGCTTCTCTCCGGCAGCCTCAATCTGAGTACGGCCGTGACCCTGCGGGTGACCCGGGCCGCCAGCGAATCTTTCCTCGCCCGGATCGCGGCCCTGGTCGAAGAAGCCCTCGCCCGCAAAGCTCCGGTACAACGGCTCGCGGATAGCATCGCCGGCATTTTTGTACCGATCGTCATTCTCCTCGCCATTGGCACCGCCGCCTTCTGGTTCGCCAGGGGTGCCGGCAGCGCAACCGCACTCCTCCACGCCGTGGCCGTCCTGGTCGTCGCCTGCCCCTGTGCCCTCGGCCTCGCCACGCCGACCGCGGTCATGGTGGCAACGGGGGCTGCCGCCCGCCGCGGCATTTTCTTTCGCGGCGGCGATGTTCTCGAGAAGGTCGGCCGGTTGCAGTTGGTCGCCTTCGACAAGACCGGGACCCTGACCATCGGCCAGCCAACGGTCAGCTCCCTGAACCCGGCGAGCGGGGTCAGCGAAGAGGAGCTACTTCGCTGCGCCGCGGTCGTCGAGGGGGGCTCCGGTCATCCCCTCGCCCGGGGGATTCGCAGTGAAACCGCGCGGCGGGGCTGGCCGGTCACCAGGATCGGCAGCGGCGCGCGGACCCTCCCCGGGGCGGGCGTCAGCCTCGACCTTGCGGGGGAGCGCCTCCTGGTCGGCACCCGCGAATTTCTTTCCGGCCAGGGGATTCCGGTCTCCGCGCCTGGCGCCGGGACCCCCTTGACCGAGGTCCATGTCAGCCAGGGCAATCGCTATCTCGGCATGATCCGCCTCGAAGATCCGCTACGCACCGAGGCCGCGGCGGCCCTTGCCGCCCTCCATGGCCAGGGCGTGACAACCGCCATCTTGAGCGGTGACCGGCCGGCGGCCGTCGCCAAGGTCGCCGACCGTCTCGGCATCAGCCACGCCTGTGACAGCCTCACTCCGGCCGGCAAGGGCACCTGGATTGAAGATCGCCGCCGTTCCGGCCAGCGGGTGATGATGGTCGGCGATGGCATCAACGATGCGCCGGCCCTGGCGGCCGCCGATGTCGGTTGCGCCCTCGCCGGCGGCACCGACATTGCCATCGAAACCTCGGATCTGGTCCTGACCCGTCCCGACCTGCGGCGCCTGGTCGAGGCGATCACCCTCGGCCGCCGCACGCTGCGGGTCATCCACCAGAATCTTTTCTGGGCCTTCATCTACAACCTGGCGGCCTTGGCCCTCGCTGCCAGCGGCAGGCTGGCACCGATTCACGCTGCTGCGGCCATGGCGCTCAGCTCGTTGTGTGTGATCGGCAATTCCCTGCGCCTGGCGCGCAGTTCGATTGCGGAGGAGCGCGGATGTTGA
- a CDS encoding sensor histidine kinase produces MPLTLGRKFFLYSGGTLVVVLLIAFLTLERQQARQWEDHLRTQNSSFARLATPELLKLFRGDFPPRESVVLQDVYDFLSFNRDLVRFEIYSPAGRLLFQSPQFPDYLDLPLKLDSIAVDRERLKVPRMTVQTLHLEDGQRLLDLTEPAFGPTGAQVLTIRYLVSFDSVDRRLLEMRQQSWRIGGIALICSLLLTGLGARRVTRPIQALTAGARAVARGQLATRIAENGRDELATLARAFNEMAASLAANQDELTAKHAALIRANAELQAIQEHLIRAERLATIGQLAAGVSHEIDNPVGIILGYAELLLEDLPETDPRREDVLAIIAECQRCRRITGGLLGLARSTPVQWEPLDFTLLVRETLTSLQPQKIFRGIDCRLAIDPDLPLLVGDADRLRQVLVNLLINAAQALGGQGMIDMELAREGGALVLRICDDGPGIPPELRERIFEPFFSTKPSGEGTGLGLPVCRKLIEEHGGSLEAEAREGAGACFRLQLPIQSPEKSFDKGYDDSLG; encoded by the coding sequence GTGCCATTGACGCTGGGGCGGAAATTCTTTCTCTATTCGGGCGGTACCCTGGTGGTGGTGCTGCTCATTGCGTTTCTGACCCTGGAACGGCAACAGGCCCGCCAGTGGGAGGACCACCTGCGGACCCAGAACAGCTCTTTTGCCCGGCTGGCGACACCTGAACTCCTGAAACTTTTCCGGGGGGACTTCCCCCCCCGGGAGAGCGTGGTGCTTCAGGATGTCTATGACTTCCTCAGTTTTAACCGTGACCTGGTGCGCTTCGAGATTTACAGCCCGGCCGGGCGTCTCCTGTTCCAGTCTCCCCAGTTTCCCGATTACCTCGATCTCCCCCTTAAACTTGACAGCATCGCGGTGGACCGCGAGCGTTTGAAGGTGCCGCGCATGACGGTGCAGACCCTGCACCTGGAGGATGGCCAGCGGCTTCTCGACCTGACCGAGCCTGCGTTCGGGCCGACCGGGGCCCAGGTGCTGACCATCCGCTACCTGGTCTCCTTCGATTCCGTCGACCGCCGCCTGCTCGAGATGCGTCAGCAATCGTGGCGCATCGGCGGTATTGCCCTGATTTGCTCCCTGCTCCTCACCGGGCTTGGCGCGCGGCGGGTGACCCGGCCGATCCAGGCCCTGACCGCCGGCGCCCGTGCCGTTGCCCGCGGCCAGTTGGCAACGCGGATTGCCGAAAACGGGCGGGATGAACTGGCGACCCTGGCCCGGGCTTTTAACGAAATGGCGGCGAGCCTGGCCGCCAACCAGGACGAATTGACGGCCAAACACGCCGCCCTGATCCGGGCCAACGCCGAACTGCAGGCGATCCAGGAACACCTGATCCGGGCCGAGCGCCTTGCCACTATCGGCCAGTTGGCGGCAGGAGTTTCCCACGAAATCGACAACCCGGTCGGCATTATTCTCGGCTATGCCGAGCTGCTGCTGGAAGACTTGCCGGAGACCGACCCGCGGCGCGAGGACGTGTTGGCAATCATCGCCGAATGTCAGCGCTGTCGGCGCATTACCGGCGGTTTGCTCGGACTGGCCCGCAGCACCCCGGTGCAGTGGGAACCCCTCGACTTCACCCTTCTGGTGCGCGAGACCCTGACCTCGCTGCAGCCCCAGAAGATTTTTCGCGGCATCGACTGTCGCCTTGCCATTGACCCCGATCTGCCGTTGCTGGTCGGCGATGCCGACCGTCTGCGCCAGGTGCTGGTCAATCTGTTGATCAACGCCGCCCAGGCTCTTGGTGGTCAGGGCATGATCGACATGGAACTGGCCCGGGAGGGGGGAGCCCTGGTGCTGCGCATTTGCGATGACGGGCCGGGGATACCACCCGAGTTGCGGGAACGAATCTTCGAGCCCTTTTTCTCCACCAAACCAAGCGGTGAGGGGACGGGGCTCGGTTTGCCGGTCTGCAGGAAATTGATCGAAGAGCATGGCGGGAGTCTCGAGGCTGAGGCTCGGGAAGGGGCCGGCGCCTGCTTCCGCTTGCAATTGCCCATTCAAAGCCCGGAAAAAAGTTTTGACAAGGGTTACGACGATTCTTTAGGATGA
- a CDS encoding cbb3-type cytochrome c oxidase subunit I, whose product MEQPGYNYAIVRSFVSWSILWGLVAVLVGVLISFQLVYPDLNFPPYLTYGRLRPLHTNAGIFGWAIGSFFATFLYMVQRLTRRPLWSNGLARFQLWFFNATIIAAAITLLLGFNTSKEYHELEWPVDVMVVILWVVFAINIVMTIIKRREEQMYISLWFMLASIVGVAILYLVNAAEVPVSLFKSYSAYAGTNDANVQWWYGHNAVAMVLTAPPLAVFYYFLPKSTGVPIYSHRLSIVAFWSLIFMYLWTGAHHLLWTPVPDWIQTLAMAFSVMLIAPSWGSVFNGYLSMGGQWHQMRENYLVKFLILGITFYGLQTLQGPLQAIRSFSAFIHYTDWVPGHVHMGALGWVSLVLFAAIYYLVPRIYGRELYSIPLANLHFWLVLLGQLGYSVSMWIAGVQQAGMWHSLNPDGSLAYSFMETLIELYPYWWIRAISGVIYLVGLATFIYNLFMTVRRGKPAGAIAQNA is encoded by the coding sequence ATGGAACAACCCGGCTACAATTACGCCATCGTCCGCAGCTTCGTCAGCTGGAGCATCCTCTGGGGGCTGGTCGCCGTGCTGGTCGGCGTCCTGATCTCCTTCCAGCTGGTCTACCCTGACCTCAACTTCCCGCCCTACCTCACCTACGGCCGCCTGCGCCCGCTGCACACTAATGCCGGCATCTTCGGCTGGGCCATCGGCAGCTTCTTCGCCACCTTCCTCTACATGGTACAGCGTCTCACCCGCCGCCCCTTGTGGAGCAATGGCCTGGCGCGCTTCCAGCTCTGGTTTTTCAACGCTACCATCATCGCCGCCGCCATTACCCTCCTGCTCGGGTTCAACACCTCCAAGGAGTACCACGAGCTGGAGTGGCCGGTGGACGTCATGGTGGTCATCCTCTGGGTGGTCTTCGCCATCAACATCGTCATGACGATCATCAAGCGCCGGGAAGAGCAGATGTACATCTCGCTCTGGTTCATGCTCGCCTCCATCGTTGGCGTTGCCATCCTCTATCTGGTCAATGCAGCGGAGGTTCCGGTCTCTCTCTTCAAGTCCTATTCGGCCTATGCCGGCACCAATGACGCCAACGTCCAGTGGTGGTATGGCCACAACGCGGTGGCGATGGTGCTGACGGCGCCGCCGCTGGCGGTCTTTTACTATTTTCTGCCAAAATCGACCGGGGTGCCGATCTACAGCCACCGCCTCTCCATCGTCGCCTTCTGGTCGCTGATCTTCATGTATCTCTGGACCGGCGCCCACCACCTGCTCTGGACCCCGGTGCCGGACTGGATCCAGACCCTGGCGATGGCCTTCTCGGTAATGTTGATCGCGCCCTCCTGGGGTTCGGTCTTCAACGGCTACCTGTCGATGGGGGGGCAGTGGCACCAGATGCGGGAGAATTACCTGGTCAAGTTCCTGATCCTCGGCATCACCTTCTACGGCCTGCAGACCCTGCAGGGTCCGCTGCAGGCGATACGATCCTTTTCGGCTTTCATTCATTACACTGACTGGGTTCCCGGCCACGTTCACATGGGAGCCCTGGGTTGGGTTTCCCTGGTACTTTTCGCCGCCATCTACTACCTGGTGCCACGCATTTACGGCCGGGAGCTCTACAGCATCCCCTTGGCCAACCTTCACTTCTGGCTGGTTCTGCTCGGTCAGCTCGGCTATTCCGTCTCCATGTGGATCGCCGGAGTGCAGCAGGCCGGCATGTGGCACAGCCTCAATCCCGACGGCAGCCTCGCCTACTCCTTCATGGAAACCCTGATCGAACTCTACCCCTATTGGTGGATTCGGGCGATCAGCGGGGTGATTTACCTTGTCGGCCTCGCCACTTTCATCTACAACCTGTTCATGACGGTTCGCCGCGGCAAGCCCGCCGGCGCAATCGCTCAGAACGCTTGA
- a CDS encoding cbb3-type cytochrome c oxidase subunit II, giving the protein MWEKKPVLFLLLATLTILVGTIITMVLPFAWVNTEADRIASVKPYTALQLAGRDVYIREGCNNCHTQTVRPLVAEVLRYGDYSKSGEFVYDRPHLWGSRRTGPDLARIGGKYPDAWHYQHMAAPTSMVPRSNMPAYAFLGLGLVDPAYTRKKMEVLDFPYQEADITALQGKSEMDALVAYLQKLGSDIPWRQAAQTIMVGELQNPYQSDSSVLEAGGALFAQHCAACHGDDMTGGIAADIHDLDLPDADLYEIIFNGIPDAGMPGFAALGPDRVWKLVTFVKYHKRH; this is encoded by the coding sequence ATGTGGGAAAAAAAACCGGTCCTCTTTCTGCTGCTGGCTACCCTGACCATTCTGGTTGGCACCATCATCACCATGGTGCTTCCCTTCGCCTGGGTCAATACCGAAGCCGACCGTATCGCCAGCGTCAAACCCTATACCGCCCTGCAGCTGGCCGGCCGCGATGTCTATATCCGCGAGGGATGCAACAACTGCCATACCCAAACGGTACGGCCGCTGGTCGCCGAAGTGTTGCGCTACGGGGACTATTCGAAGTCGGGTGAGTTCGTCTACGACCGTCCCCACCTCTGGGGCTCGCGCCGTACCGGGCCGGACCTGGCCCGCATCGGCGGCAAGTATCCGGACGCCTGGCATTACCAGCACATGGCCGCGCCAACTTCCATGGTGCCCCGTTCCAACATGCCGGCCTACGCCTTTCTCGGCTTAGGGCTGGTCGACCCGGCCTACACCCGAAAAAAGATGGAGGTTTTGGACTTCCCATACCAGGAGGCTGACATTACCGCCCTGCAGGGAAAGAGCGAGATGGATGCCCTCGTCGCTTACCTGCAGAAACTCGGCAGCGACATCCCCTGGCGCCAGGCCGCGCAGACGATCATGGTCGGCGAATTGCAGAACCCCTACCAGAGCGATTCCAGCGTCCTGGAAGCCGGGGGAGCCCTGTTCGCCCAGCACTGTGCCGCCTGCCACGGCGACGACATGACCGGCGGTATCGCTGCTGACATCCACGACCTTGACCTGCCCGATGCCGACCTTTACGAAATCATTTTCAACGGTATCCCCGACGCCGGTATGCCGGGCTTCGCGGCCCTCGGTCCCGACCGGGTCTGGAAGCTCGTCACCTTCGTCAAGTACCACAAGCGCCACTGA
- the ccoS gene encoding cbb3-type cytochrome oxidase assembly protein CcoS — protein MLTSVVMLIILSLFLATGVWLVFLWAVRKGEFDDAERPKYRMLDEDEPAPPIEEIENGPKQ, from the coding sequence ATGTTGACCTCCGTCGTGATGTTGATTATCCTTTCCCTTTTCCTCGCTACCGGGGTCTGGCTGGTCTTTCTCTGGGCGGTCCGCAAGGGGGAATTCGACGATGCCGAAAGGCCCAAGTACCGTATGCTCGATGAAGATGAACCTGCTCCGCCGATCGAGGAGATTGAGAATGGCCCGAAACAATAG
- a CDS encoding FixH family protein: protein MKQVIRRRHWQPLLTILIVLFLALTAWAIDQARQKGSAVSDQDYYRHGLAYNENAGGSEAGATGSWSLTFQLDGTLLEIRLQAADGSSVSGAKGEIVLLGSRPGAMKRFDLFLTEGDPGQYLVRLPEGLDGQVMAQLTLEKGSTSLHRSLLLNF from the coding sequence ATGAAACAAGTCATCCGCCGTCGCCATTGGCAGCCCCTGCTGACGATTCTCATCGTCCTTTTCCTCGCTCTGACCGCCTGGGCCATCGACCAGGCCCGGCAGAAGGGGAGCGCGGTCAGCGACCAGGATTATTATCGCCACGGCCTCGCCTACAATGAAAACGCAGGGGGCTCTGAGGCTGGTGCAACAGGCAGCTGGTCGCTTACTTTCCAGCTTGACGGCACCCTCCTGGAGATCCGCCTGCAGGCCGCTGACGGCAGCAGCGTCAGCGGCGCCAAGGGCGAAATCGTCCTGCTCGGATCCCGTCCCGGCGCCATGAAACGCTTCGACCTGTTCCTTACCGAAGGGGACCCCGGCCAATACCTGGTGCGCCTCCCCGAAGGTCTGGATGGACAGGTCATGGCCCAGCTCACCCTGGAGAAGGGGAGCACCAGCCTGCACCGCAGCCTGTTACTGAACTTCTGA